In Arthrobacter sp. B3I9, the following are encoded in one genomic region:
- the nrdI gene encoding class Ib ribonucleoside-diphosphate reductase assembly flavoprotein NrdI has translation MAPAAPAVADAPVAAQTAAAAEVRTASHLIFFSSTSENTARFVRKLGLDAARIPLLAREPALVASEPYVLVVPTYGGTGGEGSVPKQVIRFLNDPRNRQQLRGVIGAGNTNFGDNYCMAGDIVAAKCNVPHLYRFELMGTPEDVQRVQQGLEEFWTRLSQAQQ, from the coding sequence ATGGCACCAGCCGCACCGGCGGTGGCCGACGCGCCGGTGGCAGCCCAAACTGCCGCCGCGGCGGAAGTCCGGACCGCCAGCCACCTCATCTTCTTCTCCTCAACGTCGGAGAACACCGCACGCTTCGTCCGGAAGCTCGGCCTCGATGCGGCCCGGATCCCCCTCCTCGCGAGGGAACCCGCGCTCGTGGCATCCGAACCCTATGTGCTGGTGGTTCCCACGTACGGCGGTACCGGGGGAGAGGGATCAGTTCCGAAGCAGGTCATCCGCTTTCTGAACGATCCCCGCAACCGGCAACAGCTCCGCGGCGTGATTGGCGCGGGGAACACGAATTTCGGGGACAACTACTGCATGGCCGGCGACATCGTCGCGGCGAAGTGCAATGTCCCCCACCTATATCGATTTGAGCTCATGGGCACCCCCGAGGACGTCCAGCGGGTTCAACAAGGATTGGAAGAGTTTTGGACACGACTGTCGCAGGCACAGCAGTAA
- a CDS encoding MafI family immunity protein — protein MKISNLRDVEHALRWSLAAVQDDLRPEDVSNVRDFLDAGEPGLALDTLCTQLYEFGITVNAAIRDTLEAVGKHMGMDATLWTDLKVFNGEEGDT, from the coding sequence GTGAAGATTAGCAACCTGCGAGACGTGGAGCACGCGCTCCGGTGGTCCCTCGCCGCAGTTCAGGACGATCTGCGGCCCGAGGACGTCTCTAACGTGCGTGACTTCCTCGATGCGGGTGAGCCGGGCCTGGCGTTGGACACCCTGTGTACCCAGCTGTACGAGTTCGGCATCACGGTCAACGCCGCCATTAGAGACACGCTCGAAGCGGTCGGCAAGCACATGGGAATGGATGCCACCCTGTGGACCGACCTGAAAGTGTTCAACGGCGAGGAGGGAGACACATAA
- a CDS encoding DUF1365 domain-containing protein has protein sequence MSATAAIYRTSIAHVRRTPLRSAFTYRSYSWYVDVDNLPALPLLLRPLAGFRISDHLGDPEGTLRGNVERFLATRGIALDGGRISMLASARVLGHVFNPLSLFWCHDSAGELRCVVAEVHNTYGERHCYVLEPDSAGRARVPKAFYVSPFNEVDGEYRMKLPVPGERLAVAIVLEREGHQPFVATMDGERREATVMAILATALAVPLAPLRVSAQIRWQGIKLWARRLPVIKRPHHPAQEAVQ, from the coding sequence ATGAGCGCAACTGCAGCGATCTACCGCACGTCCATCGCCCACGTGCGGCGCACCCCGCTCCGCAGTGCCTTCACCTACCGCAGCTACAGCTGGTATGTCGACGTCGACAACCTCCCGGCGCTGCCGCTCCTGCTTCGGCCGCTGGCCGGCTTCCGGATCAGCGACCACCTTGGTGATCCCGAGGGCACGTTGCGCGGCAACGTGGAACGCTTTCTGGCCACCCGTGGGATCGCGCTCGACGGCGGACGGATCAGCATGCTGGCCAGTGCCCGCGTCCTGGGGCACGTGTTCAACCCGTTGAGCCTGTTCTGGTGCCACGACTCGGCAGGGGAGCTGCGCTGCGTCGTCGCCGAGGTCCACAACACCTATGGTGAACGGCACTGCTACGTCCTCGAACCGGACAGCGCCGGCCGGGCCCGCGTGCCCAAGGCCTTCTACGTCTCCCCGTTCAACGAGGTCGACGGCGAGTACCGGATGAAACTGCCGGTACCCGGGGAACGGCTTGCCGTCGCGATCGTCCTGGAGCGGGAGGGGCACCAGCCCTTTGTCGCCACCATGGACGGCGAACGGCGCGAGGCCACCGTCATGGCCATTCTCGCCACGGCGCTCGCGGTCCCGCTGGCGCCACTGCGGGTGAGCGCCCAGATCCGCTGGCAGGGCATCAAGCTCTGGGCACGCCGGCTGCCCGTCATCAAAAGACCACACCATCCCGCACAGGAGGCAGTTCAGTGA
- the nrdE gene encoding class 1b ribonucleoside-diphosphate reductase subunit alpha: MPAAYKGLGYHELNAMLNLYGPNGEIQFEADREAAHQYFLQHVNNNTVFFHDLEEKLEYLVKNEYYERETLDQYTMNFIRELYSRAYKKKFRFETFLGAFKFYTSYTLKTFDGKRFLERYEDRVCMVALHLARGDEKLALQMVDEIIEGRFQPATPTFLNAGKRQRGELVSCFLLRIEDNMESIGRSINSALQLSKRGGGVAFALTNIREVGAPIKQIENQSSGVIPVMKLLEDSFSYANQLGARQGAGAVYLHAHHPDIYRFLDTKRENADEKIRIKTLSLGVVIPDITFELAKKDEDMYLFSPYDVEKVYGMPFSDVSVTEKYYEMVDDSRIKKTKIKAREFFQTLAEIQFESGYPYIMFEDTVNRENPIDGKIIMSNLCSEILQVSQPTTYHDDLSYDQTGKDISCNLGSLNIAKTMDSPDFGLTIETAIRSLSAVSDMSNITSVPSIARGNDQSHAIGLGQMNLHGYLARERVHYGSEEGLDFTNIYFYSVVYHAVRASNLLAIETGRTFGGFEKSKYASGEFFNKYTEQEWVPQTEKVAELFKNVHIPTQADWLALKASVMEHGIYNQNLQAVPPTGSISYINNSTSSIHPVASKIEIRKEGKLGRVYYPAPYLTNDNLEYYQDAYEIGYEKVIDTYAAATQHVDQGLSLTLFFKDTATTRDINKAQIYAWKKGIKTIYYIRLRQLALEGTEVEGCVSCML; the protein is encoded by the coding sequence ATGCCGGCCGCCTACAAGGGCCTGGGCTACCACGAGCTCAACGCCATGCTGAACCTCTACGGCCCGAACGGTGAGATCCAGTTCGAGGCGGACCGCGAGGCGGCGCACCAGTACTTCCTGCAGCACGTGAACAACAACACCGTGTTCTTCCACGACCTTGAGGAAAAGCTCGAGTACCTCGTCAAGAACGAGTACTACGAGCGCGAAACCCTCGACCAGTACACGATGAACTTCATCCGCGAGCTCTACAGCCGCGCCTACAAGAAGAAGTTCCGCTTCGAGACCTTCCTCGGCGCGTTCAAGTTCTACACCTCCTACACGCTGAAGACGTTCGACGGGAAGCGCTTCCTGGAGCGCTACGAGGACCGCGTGTGCATGGTGGCCCTGCACCTGGCCCGCGGCGACGAGAAGCTCGCGCTGCAGATGGTGGACGAGATCATCGAGGGCCGCTTCCAGCCGGCCACCCCCACCTTCCTGAACGCCGGCAAGCGCCAGCGCGGCGAGCTGGTCTCCTGCTTCCTGCTCCGCATCGAAGACAACATGGAGTCGATCGGCCGTTCCATCAACTCCGCCCTGCAGCTGTCCAAGCGCGGCGGCGGCGTGGCCTTCGCCCTGACCAACATCCGCGAGGTCGGCGCGCCCATCAAGCAGATCGAGAACCAGTCCTCCGGCGTCATCCCCGTGATGAAGCTCCTCGAGGACAGCTTCTCCTACGCCAACCAGCTCGGTGCCCGCCAGGGTGCCGGTGCCGTGTACCTGCACGCCCACCACCCGGACATCTACCGGTTCCTGGACACCAAGCGCGAGAACGCGGACGAGAAGATCCGCATCAAGACCCTCTCGCTCGGCGTCGTGATCCCGGACATCACCTTCGAGCTGGCCAAGAAGGACGAGGACATGTACCTGTTCTCGCCGTACGACGTCGAAAAGGTCTACGGCATGCCGTTCTCCGACGTCTCGGTCACCGAGAAGTACTACGAGATGGTGGACGACTCCCGGATCAAGAAGACCAAGATCAAGGCGCGCGAGTTCTTCCAGACCCTCGCCGAGATCCAGTTCGAATCCGGCTACCCATACATCATGTTCGAGGACACCGTGAACCGGGAAAACCCGATCGACGGCAAGATCATCATGTCCAACCTGTGCTCCGAGATCCTCCAGGTCTCCCAGCCCACGACGTACCACGATGACCTGTCCTACGACCAGACCGGCAAGGACATCTCCTGCAACCTGGGCTCGCTGAACATCGCGAAGACCATGGACTCGCCGGACTTCGGCCTGACCATCGAGACGGCCATCCGCTCCCTCTCGGCGGTCTCGGACATGTCCAACATCACGTCGGTGCCCTCGATCGCCCGCGGCAACGACCAGAGCCACGCCATCGGCCTCGGCCAGATGAACCTGCACGGCTACCTGGCCCGCGAGCGGGTCCACTATGGTTCCGAAGAGGGCCTGGACTTCACCAACATCTACTTCTACTCGGTGGTTTACCACGCGGTTCGCGCCTCCAACCTGCTGGCCATCGAAACCGGCCGGACCTTCGGCGGCTTCGAGAAGTCCAAGTACGCCTCCGGCGAGTTCTTCAACAAGTACACGGAGCAGGAATGGGTGCCGCAGACCGAGAAGGTTGCGGAGCTGTTCAAGAACGTCCACATCCCCACCCAGGCAGACTGGCTGGCGCTGAAGGCCTCCGTCATGGAGCACGGCATCTACAACCAGAACCTTCAGGCCGTGCCGCCGACAGGCTCGATCTCCTACATCAACAACTCCACCTCCTCGATCCACCCGGTGGCGTCCAAGATCGAGATCCGCAAGGAAGGCAAGCTGGGCCGCGTGTACTACCCGGCGCCGTACCTGACGAACGACAACCTGGAGTACTACCAGGACGCGTACGAGATCGGCTACGAGAAGGTCATCGACACCTACGCCGCCGCCACGCAGCACGTGGACCAGGGCCTGTCCCTGACGCTGTTCTTCAAGGACACCGCCACCACGCGCGACATCAACAAGGCCCAGATCTACGCCTGGAAGAAGGGCATCAAGACCATCTACTACATCCGTCTCCGCCAGCTCGCGCTGGAAGGGACTGAGGTTGAGGGCTGCGTCAGCTGCATGCTTTAA
- a CDS encoding DUF2004 domain-containing protein: MNKVASKHFGEVELNHGREHSFKAQHEVAGQTVELDLNVNAHDHFDEAALRKVDYRLRFLPELVDQVRDMIAEELEQDGTSPQEYRHFHCNAIKSEHLQKVFGVQNPSQLTDEVFLKALKLGHVGIYPGQPERYFVLDFTLGAHFTDEVLVASADEDGVVDDEIVWEP; this comes from the coding sequence ATGAACAAGGTAGCGAGCAAGCACTTCGGTGAGGTCGAGCTCAACCACGGCAGGGAACACAGCTTCAAGGCCCAGCATGAAGTTGCGGGCCAGACCGTGGAGCTAGATCTCAACGTCAATGCGCATGACCACTTCGACGAAGCGGCCCTGCGCAAGGTCGACTACCGGCTGCGCTTCCTGCCCGAACTCGTGGACCAGGTCCGCGACATGATCGCCGAGGAGCTGGAACAGGACGGCACCAGCCCGCAGGAGTACCGGCACTTCCACTGCAACGCCATCAAGAGTGAACACCTGCAGAAGGTGTTCGGCGTCCAGAACCCAAGCCAGTTGACCGACGAGGTCTTCCTCAAGGCGCTGAAGCTGGGCCATGTGGGCATCTACCCGGGCCAGCCGGAACGCTACTTCGTGCTGGACTTCACCCTGGGCGCGCACTTCACCGACGAGGTCCTGGTTGCCTCCGCGGACGAGGACGGTGTGGTCGACGACGAGATCGTCTGGGAGCCCTGA
- a CDS encoding type II toxin-antitoxin system Phd/YefM family antitoxin: MSTINITDARSHLPELIEKAESEPVFIERRGHRAAVLVSPERYEQMLDALEEVEDIAAFDAAMAEEGENIPWVQVKADLGWA, translated from the coding sequence ATGTCGACCATCAATATCACTGACGCGCGATCACACTTACCGGAGCTCATCGAAAAGGCCGAGTCGGAGCCGGTCTTCATCGAGCGCCGCGGACATCGGGCAGCAGTCCTAGTATCGCCAGAGCGGTATGAGCAGATGCTTGATGCTTTGGAAGAAGTCGAGGACATTGCGGCATTCGATGCAGCGATGGCGGAAGAAGGCGAGAACATTCCCTGGGTACAAGTGAAGGCGGATCTGGGCTGGGCATGA
- a CDS encoding cyclopropane-fatty-acyl-phospholipid synthase family protein: MTITEATGSAAGRGQAATPAARPATVRGRVPYAAPGAPRTVDAALWPAIATVPSGLLARVAGRAADAIFKAAVRRLPLEVRYPDGSVLGQPSSPDGAPGQTPGDAYPVMTIHRPAAFAARLGEGGLIGLGESYMAGDWDADDLTAVMEVFAARVGTLVPEPLQRLRGLYVPRQPRKERNTEQNTRSNISRHYDLSNELFATFLDETMTYSSALFPESGQALKGVGWDGLASAQRAKIDRLLDKAGVGQGSRVLEIGTGWGELALRAAARGATVYSVTLSSEQQELARRRISDAGYADAVTIELKDYRAVEGEYDAVVSVEMIEAVGYEYWATYFQTIERVLAPGGKVAIQAITISHDRLLATRSGYTWVHKYIFPGGVIPSVRAIEDITEKQTGLRVRERLAMGEHYAQTLRLWEERFGARAEEVRGLGFDQIFQRMWLFYLCYCRAGFETGYLDVQQIVLDKPAAG; encoded by the coding sequence GTGACAATCACCGAAGCGACCGGATCCGCCGCAGGGCGCGGCCAAGCGGCAACACCCGCTGCACGGCCCGCCACTGTCCGGGGCCGGGTGCCATACGCAGCGCCCGGGGCCCCCCGCACCGTGGACGCCGCACTCTGGCCCGCCATCGCCACGGTTCCCTCGGGCCTCCTGGCCCGGGTTGCGGGCCGGGCCGCGGACGCCATCTTCAAAGCTGCCGTCCGCCGGCTTCCGCTCGAAGTCCGCTATCCCGACGGCAGCGTCCTGGGGCAGCCCTCCTCGCCGGACGGCGCGCCCGGGCAGACACCGGGAGATGCGTACCCGGTGATGACCATCCACCGGCCCGCGGCCTTCGCCGCCCGGCTTGGTGAGGGCGGCCTGATCGGCCTGGGCGAGTCCTACATGGCGGGCGACTGGGATGCCGACGACCTCACCGCGGTCATGGAGGTCTTTGCCGCGCGGGTCGGGACCCTCGTGCCGGAGCCGCTGCAGAGACTGCGGGGCCTGTATGTTCCACGCCAGCCGCGGAAGGAACGCAACACCGAGCAGAACACCCGCTCGAACATCTCGCGGCACTACGACCTCTCCAACGAGCTCTTCGCCACCTTTCTGGACGAGACCATGACCTACTCCAGCGCGCTGTTCCCGGAATCCGGGCAGGCCCTGAAGGGCGTCGGCTGGGACGGGCTGGCGTCCGCGCAGCGGGCGAAGATCGACCGCCTGCTGGACAAGGCCGGCGTCGGGCAGGGGAGCCGGGTGCTGGAGATCGGTACCGGCTGGGGCGAACTGGCCCTCCGGGCCGCCGCCCGCGGCGCCACCGTGTACTCCGTCACGCTCTCCAGCGAGCAGCAGGAGCTCGCCCGCCGGCGGATTTCCGACGCCGGCTACGCCGACGCTGTCACCATCGAGCTCAAGGATTACCGGGCGGTGGAGGGCGAGTATGACGCCGTCGTCTCGGTGGAGATGATCGAGGCCGTGGGCTACGAGTACTGGGCCACGTACTTCCAGACGATCGAGCGGGTCCTCGCTCCGGGAGGGAAGGTGGCCATCCAGGCCATCACGATCAGCCACGACAGGCTGCTCGCCACCCGGTCCGGCTACACATGGGTGCACAAGTACATCTTCCCGGGCGGCGTGATCCCCTCGGTGCGGGCCATCGAGGACATCACCGAGAAGCAGACCGGCCTCCGTGTCCGGGAAAGGCTGGCCATGGGCGAGCACTACGCGCAGACGCTGCGGCTCTGGGAGGAGCGCTTCGGGGCCCGCGCAGAGGAGGTCCGCGGCCTCGGCTTCGATCAGATCTTCCAGAGGATGTGGCTGTTCTACCTGTGCTATTGCCGCGCCGGCTTCGAGACCGGATATCTGGACGTCCAGCAGATCGTGCTGGACAAGCCTGCCGCCGGCTAG
- the nrdH gene encoding glutaredoxin-like protein NrdH: protein MTVTVYTKPACVQCNATYRALDKKGITYQSVDISQDADALERLKALGYMQAPVVVTDQDHWSGFRPDKIEELAQAAAVAVA, encoded by the coding sequence ATGACTGTAACGGTTTACACGAAGCCGGCCTGTGTTCAGTGCAACGCAACGTACCGCGCGCTGGACAAGAAGGGCATCACCTACCAGAGTGTCGACATCTCCCAGGATGCCGACGCCCTCGAGCGACTGAAGGCCCTGGGCTACATGCAGGCCCCGGTTGTCGTGACGGACCAGGACCACTGGTCCGGTTTCCGCCCGGACAAGATCGAAGAACTGGCCCAGGCTGCCGCTGTCGCCGTAGCCTGA
- a CDS encoding type II toxin-antitoxin system RelE/ParE family toxin yields the protein MSPFRIELRPAAIRALKKIHPEDKERIQGAIALLGQDPRPPKAIALSGRPGYRVRVGDYRIIYTIQDDVLLVVVVNLGHRRDIYQK from the coding sequence ATGAGTCCCTTCCGGATTGAGCTAAGACCTGCGGCCATCCGCGCACTCAAGAAAATTCATCCCGAGGACAAAGAACGCATTCAAGGTGCTATCGCGCTCCTCGGCCAAGACCCACGGCCGCCCAAAGCCATTGCATTGAGCGGCCGTCCAGGTTATCGGGTCCGTGTGGGTGACTATCGGATCATCTACACCATCCAGGACGACGTGCTACTGGTAGTGGTCGTCAACCTAGGGCATCGTCGGGATATTTACCAGAAGTGA
- a CDS encoding NAD(P)/FAD-dependent oxidoreductase, which yields MPQQPGIPEGRRIAVIGSGVAGLTAAYVLNRKDNVTLFEADSRLGGHAHTHDVPQADGSVLGVDTGFIVHNERTYPTLLRLFAELGVETQESEMSMSVRCDGCGLEYAGARANGRGILPRPSTLLRGRYLLMLLEVLRFYRRARALLAATEPAAGAPGTPAAAAKLTLGEFLAREKFSAYFISHFMTPIVSAVWSCDPATALAYPARYLFTFLGHHGLLGVAGSPQWRTVTGGSRSYVDKLAATLPDIRLSSPVTGVRRHPGGVELTTKHGPDTNKTENFDAVVIATHPEQALRMLSDASPAEKEALGGMPYSVNHTVFHRDDAVLPSSGNAKASWNYRLPSCDARPDKVLVSYDMTRLQRLEPADGRPYIVSLGESELIADATVLDRMVYEHPQYTPDSVRAQQLILELGDNHLAFAGAYQGWGFHEDGALAGVRAAARLGRDWDGPAVVLNEQDRAVPADPDLMAVSGEGA from the coding sequence GTGCCGCAACAACCAGGAATTCCGGAGGGCCGGCGCATAGCCGTCATCGGCAGCGGGGTGGCGGGACTCACCGCCGCCTATGTCCTGAACCGGAAGGACAACGTCACCCTCTTCGAGGCCGACTCCCGGCTGGGCGGCCATGCCCACACCCACGACGTGCCGCAGGCGGACGGCTCCGTCCTGGGCGTCGACACGGGCTTCATCGTTCACAACGAGCGCACTTACCCCACGCTGCTGCGGCTCTTCGCCGAACTCGGCGTCGAGACCCAGGAGTCGGAAATGAGCATGTCCGTCCGCTGCGACGGCTGCGGGCTGGAATACGCCGGCGCCCGGGCCAACGGGCGCGGCATATTGCCGCGGCCGTCCACGCTGCTGCGCGGCCGGTACTTGCTGATGCTGTTGGAGGTCTTGCGTTTCTACCGGCGGGCCCGCGCCCTGCTTGCCGCCACGGAGCCCGCCGCGGGCGCTCCCGGCACCCCCGCCGCCGCGGCGAAACTGACTCTGGGGGAGTTCCTCGCCCGGGAGAAGTTCAGCGCCTACTTCATCTCGCACTTCATGACCCCGATCGTCAGCGCCGTCTGGTCCTGCGACCCCGCTACCGCGCTGGCCTACCCGGCCCGGTACCTCTTCACCTTCCTGGGGCATCACGGCCTGCTCGGCGTTGCGGGCTCACCCCAGTGGCGCACCGTCACCGGGGGTTCCCGCAGCTACGTCGACAAGCTCGCCGCCACCCTGCCGGACATCCGCCTCTCGAGCCCCGTCACAGGTGTCCGCCGCCACCCCGGCGGCGTGGAGCTGACCACGAAGCACGGCCCGGACACCAACAAGACCGAGAACTTCGACGCCGTCGTGATCGCCACCCATCCGGAGCAGGCGCTGCGGATGCTCAGCGATGCCTCGCCCGCTGAGAAGGAAGCACTGGGCGGGATGCCGTACTCGGTCAACCACACCGTCTTCCACCGCGACGACGCCGTGCTGCCCTCCAGCGGCAACGCCAAAGCCTCCTGGAACTACCGCCTGCCGTCCTGCGACGCGCGGCCCGACAAGGTGCTGGTCAGCTATGACATGACCCGCCTGCAGCGGCTTGAACCGGCGGACGGCCGGCCCTACATCGTGAGCCTGGGGGAGTCCGAGCTCATTGCAGACGCCACCGTGCTGGACCGGATGGTCTACGAGCATCCGCAGTACACCCCGGATTCGGTCCGGGCCCAGCAGCTGATCCTGGAGCTCGGCGACAACCACCTGGCCTTTGCCGGCGCGTACCAGGGCTGGGGCTTCCACGAGGACGGCGCGCTCGCCGGCGTCCGGGCCGCGGCGCGGCTGGGACGCGACTGGGACGGGCCCGCCGTCGTGCTCAATGAGCAGGACCGGGCCGTTCCCGCTGATCCGGACCTCATGGCCGTATCCGGGGAGGGCGCATGA
- the nrdF gene encoding class 1b ribonucleoside-diphosphate reductase subunit beta yields the protein MTEKVKLLSHVEAINWNRIQDEKDVDVWNRLVNNFWLPEKVPLSNDVQSWNTLTPVEQQLTMRVFTGLTLLDTIQGTVGAVSLIPDALTPHEEAVYTNIAFMESVHAKSYSSIFSTLASTKEIDEAFRWSTENENLQKKAQIVMDYYQGDDPLKRKVASTLLESFLFYSGFYLPMYWSSRAKLTNTADLIRLIIRDEAVHGYYIGYKFQRALETVSAERRQEIKDYTFELLFELYENEVQYTHDLYDGVGLAEDVKKFLHYNANKALMNLGYEAMFPASVTDVNPAILSALSPNADENHDFFSGSGSSYVIGKAVNTEDEDWDF from the coding sequence ATGACCGAGAAGGTCAAGCTGCTTAGCCACGTCGAGGCCATCAACTGGAACCGCATCCAGGATGAAAAGGACGTCGACGTCTGGAACCGCCTGGTCAACAACTTCTGGCTGCCGGAGAAGGTGCCGCTGTCCAACGACGTGCAGTCGTGGAACACGCTGACGCCGGTTGAGCAGCAGCTCACCATGCGTGTGTTCACCGGGCTGACCCTGCTGGACACCATCCAGGGCACCGTCGGCGCCGTCTCGCTGATCCCGGACGCGCTGACGCCCCACGAAGAGGCTGTCTACACGAACATCGCGTTCATGGAGTCGGTGCACGCCAAGAGCTACTCCTCCATCTTCTCCACGCTGGCCTCCACGAAGGAGATCGACGAGGCGTTCCGCTGGTCCACCGAGAACGAGAACCTTCAGAAGAAGGCCCAGATCGTCATGGACTACTACCAGGGAGATGACCCCCTGAAGCGCAAGGTGGCCTCCACGCTGCTGGAGAGCTTCCTGTTCTACTCGGGCTTCTACCTCCCGATGTACTGGTCCTCACGGGCCAAGCTGACAAACACGGCCGACCTGATCCGCCTGATCATCCGCGACGAGGCCGTCCACGGCTACTACATCGGCTACAAGTTCCAGCGCGCCCTCGAGACGGTTTCCGCAGAGCGCCGGCAGGAAATCAAGGACTACACGTTCGAGCTGCTCTTCGAGCTGTACGAGAACGAGGTCCAGTACACCCACGACCTGTACGACGGCGTCGGCCTGGCCGAGGACGTCAAGAAGTTCCTGCACTACAACGCAAACAAGGCCCTCATGAACCTGGGCTACGAGGCCATGTTCCCGGCTTCCGTCACCGACGTGAATCCGGCCATCCTTTCGGCCCTGTCACCCAATGCGGACGAGAACCACGACTTCTTCTCGGGGTCGGGTTCGTCTTACGTGATTGGTAAGGCTGTTAATACTGAGGATGAGGACTGGGACTTCTAG
- a CDS encoding LysR family transcriptional regulator: MINPVHLRTLVEVIRLGSFAAAAGRLGYTASAISQQMSALERDTGVVLFQRSARSIQPTEAAVVMTRHAAKVLTDIETLLAAASRTETASSQELRLGIFPSLATYVLPRILQNPAWKKLGIDLRVSVAEPAQTIQGLRTGGELDVALVYQVGQSGLAWPHTINRQWIGDDNFRVVLPAAWGIGTESKVAADHLSDMPWIMHHPGTSDATVIERLFASCNLHPRVVAYSDDFHASLEMAAAGLGAALVPELALLHRPAGVVVLDVPEIRLARNVFALLINDKQSAQVQLFMELLGDTLHWLGEN; encoded by the coding sequence GTGATCAACCCCGTCCATCTGCGGACCCTCGTTGAGGTGATCCGGCTGGGTTCCTTTGCGGCGGCAGCAGGCAGGCTCGGCTACACGGCGTCGGCCATCTCGCAGCAGATGTCCGCCCTCGAACGCGACACGGGCGTGGTCCTCTTCCAGCGTTCGGCCCGCAGCATCCAGCCCACGGAAGCCGCCGTCGTCATGACCCGGCACGCCGCGAAGGTGCTCACGGACATCGAAACGCTGCTGGCAGCAGCCTCCCGGACGGAGACGGCCTCAAGCCAGGAACTGAGGCTCGGCATCTTCCCGAGCCTCGCCACCTACGTGCTGCCCCGGATCCTGCAGAATCCCGCGTGGAAGAAGCTGGGAATCGACCTGCGCGTCTCCGTGGCCGAGCCCGCCCAGACCATCCAGGGCCTGCGTACCGGGGGCGAATTGGATGTGGCCCTCGTCTACCAGGTGGGACAGTCCGGCCTCGCCTGGCCGCACACCATTAACCGGCAGTGGATCGGGGACGACAACTTCCGGGTGGTGCTTCCGGCCGCCTGGGGAATCGGCACGGAGTCGAAGGTCGCCGCGGACCACCTCTCGGACATGCCCTGGATCATGCACCACCCGGGCACGAGCGATGCCACCGTGATCGAGCGGCTCTTCGCCAGCTGCAACCTGCACCCCCGCGTGGTGGCGTACAGCGACGACTTCCACGCCAGCCTGGAGATGGCGGCCGCCGGGCTCGGCGCCGCCCTGGTTCCGGAGCTTGCCCTGCTTCACCGCCCGGCCGGCGTCGTGGTCCTGGACGTCCCGGAGATCCGGCTGGCCCGCAATGTCTTCGCCCTGCTGATCAACGACAAGCAGTCGGCACAGGTGCAGCTGTTCATGGAGCTGCTGGGCGACACCCTGCACTGGCTCGGCGAGAACTAG